In Flavobacterium sp. N3904, one DNA window encodes the following:
- a CDS encoding secretion protein, which produces MKTILKLSLVVLVAMTTMSTYAIDGDFLLNVKKGTGKEISFSVNQIQKANVTIYDKFHNVIYSEIATGKGGILKTYSLEEFPDGVYFLEVETNLKKVTHEIVIANQATTLSRKSIAEVYKGELKMKNQNVATTN; this is translated from the coding sequence ATGAAAACGATTTTAAAACTTAGTCTAGTAGTATTAGTAGCGATGACTACCATGAGTACTTATGCAATCGATGGTGATTTTTTACTAAATGTAAAAAAAGGAACGGGTAAAGAAATTAGTTTTTCTGTAAACCAGATTCAAAAAGCCAATGTGACGATCTATGATAAATTCCACAATGTAATCTATAGCGAAATCGCCACCGGAAAAGGGGGTATCTTGAAAACCTATAGTCTTGAGGAATTTCCTGATGGCGTTTACTTTTTGGAAGTGGAAACCAATCTTAAAAAAGTGACACATGAAATCGTGATTGCTAATCAAGCGACCACTTTGTCGAGAAAATCAATCGCCGAAGTTTACAAAGGAGAATTGAAAATGAAAAACCAAAACGTGGCTACAACCAATTAA